The following coding sequences are from one Triticum aestivum cultivar Chinese Spring chromosome 5A, IWGSC CS RefSeq v2.1, whole genome shotgun sequence window:
- the LOC123101969 gene encoding 3-hydroxyindolin-2-one monooxygenase, whose amino-acid sequence MALEAAYHYLQRAVGHGTSTEALLLTVLLLLIIRLAWVRAFATTTASAKCKQQLPPTPPGKLPIIGHLHLIGSHPHVSFRDLAAKHGRDGLMLVHVGAVPTVVVSTPQAAEAVLRTHDHVFASRPRNPVADIIRYNSTDIAFAPYGDYWRRARKVVNTHLLSVKMVYSKRHDREEEVRLVVAKIRELATAAPGKALDMTELLGGYASDFVCRAVLGESHRKNGRNELFRELTEISASLLGGFNLEDYFPRLANLDVFLRVVCSKAMGVSKRWDNLFNELIAEYEHGKEDNAEDFVHLLLSLKKEYGLSTDNVKAILVNMFEAAIETSFLVLEYSMAELINNRHVMAKVQKEVRESTPGGEKLDLIMEEDLSGMPYLKATIKEAMRIHPPAPFLLPHFSTNDCEVNGYTIPAGTRVIVNAWALARDPSHWERAEEFYPERFLQEGRDAEVDMYGKDIRFVPFGAGRRICAGATFAIATVEVMLANLIYHFDWELPSEMEAIGAKVDMSDQFGMTLRRTERLHLVPKIYK is encoded by the exons ATGGCTCTTGAAGCAGCGTACCACTACCTGCAGCGCGCCGTCGGCCATGGCACATCCACAGAAGCACTACTACTCACCGTTCTCCTGCTACTCATCATCCGACTAGCATGGGTAAGAGCCTTCGCCACCACCACCGCATCAGCAAAATGCAAGCAGCAGCTCCCGCCTACACCTCCCGGCAAGCTACCCATCATCGGCCACCTCCACCTTATCGGCTCCCACCCCCACGTCTCATTCCGCGACCTCGCCGCAAAGCATGGCCGCGACGGCCTCATGCTCGTCCATGTCGGTGCCGTGCCCACCGTCGTTGTGTCCACGCCCCAGGCCGCTGAGGCTGTCCTGCGCACGCACGACCACGTGTTCGCATCCAGGCCACGTAACCCCGTCGCCGACATCATCCGCTACAACTCCACAGACATCGCGTTCGCGCCCTACGGCGACTACTGGCGTAGGGCTAGGAAGGTCGTCAACACGCATCTGCTCAGCGTCAAGATGGTCTACTCCAAGCGCCATGACCGCGAAGAAGAG GTGCGGCTCGTGGTCGCCAAGATCCGTGAGTTGGCCACAGCTGCTCCAGGCAAGGCATTGGACATGACGGAGCTCCTGGGCGGGTACGCCAGCGACTTTGTGTGCCGTGCGGTCCTTGGAGAGTCCCACCGGAAGAATGGCCGGAACGAGCTTTTCCGCGAGCTCACCGAGATCAGCGCCTCCCTGCTGGGGGGATTCAACCTGGAGGACTACTTCCCAAGGTTGGCAAACCTGGATGTGTTCCTCAGGGTGGTTTGCTCCAAGGCAATGGGAGTCAGCAAGAGGTGGGACAACCTGTTTAACGAGCTCATCGCCGAATACGAACACGGCAAGGAAGATAACGCGGAGGACTTCGTACATCTTTTGCTTTCGCTGAAGAAAGAGTACGGTCTCTCCACGGATAACGTCAAGGCCATCTTGGTG AACATGTTTGAGGCAGCTATAGAAACATCATTCCTGGTGCTGGAATACTCCATGGCCGAGCTCATCAACAACAGGCACGTCATGGCCAAAGTGCAAAAGGAGGTAAGGGAGTCCACACCCGGCGGCGAAAAGCTGGACCTGATAATGGAGGAGGACCTCAGCGGCATGCCCTACCTCAAGGCGACCATCAAGGAGGCGATGCGCATACACCCGCCGGCGCCCTTCCTGCTCCCACACTTCTCCACCAACGACTGCGAGGTTAATGGATACACCATTCCTGCGGGAACACGTGTCATTGTGAATGCTTGGGCTCTTGCCAGAGACCCGTCGCACTGGGAGAGAGCGGAGGAGTTCTACCCAGAGAGGTTTCTCCAAGAAGGCCGTGATGCAGAGGTCGACATGTATGGCAAAGATATCCGGTTTGTGCCTTTCGGTGCCGGGCGGAGGATCTGCGCGGGGGCTACTTTCGCGATCGCTACTGTTGAGGTAATGCTGGCGAACCTCATATACCATTTCGACTGGGAGCTTCCGAGTGAGATGGAGGCCATTGGCGCAAAGGTTGATATGTCAGACCAGTTTGGGATGACCCTTCGCCGAACGGAGAGGCTTCACCTTGTTCCTAAAATTTACAAATAA